In Candidatus Melainabacteria bacterium, the genomic stretch ACGAGCGGCAGGGTGGCCTGGCTGCACAGCTCGAGCACCTTCACCTGCATCTCGAGGAGTTCTTCCACCGAGACGACCTTCTTCACCTTCGACTGCGCCTTGCGCCCGTGCACTGCGACGTTGCGCAGCATGGCGATCTCGTTTTCGCGCGAGACGTACTTCATGTTCAGCTTCATCAGGAAGCGGTCGAGAGTGGCTTCGGGCACCGGGAAGACGCCTTCGTTCTCGACCGGGTTCTGCGTCGCCAGCATGATGAACAGCTGCTGCAGGTTGTAGGTCGTGTCGCCGATCGTCACCTGGCGCTCCTGCATCGCTTCCAGCAGAGCCGAGAGCGTCTTGGGCGTGGTGCGGTTGATTTCGTCGGCGAGCAGGATGTTGGAGCCGACGATGGCGCCGACTTTCTTGACGAAGTCCTGCAACTTCTGGTTGAACACCTCGACGCCGGTGATATCGGTGGGCTTCAGGTCAGGCGTCATCTGGATGCGCGCCGACTTGGAACCGTCGATGCCGGCCCGCAGGGTGTTGACGAGGGTGGTCTTGGCGGTGCCGGGAACGGCTTCGAGAAGCACGTGCCCGTCCGCCAGGAGGCAGACGATGATCATGGTTTTTTCTTCGTCGTAACCAGAGACGACGGTGTCCAGCTCCGCGCGCAGCGCGATCGCCTTGGACTGCAGTTCTTTGATGTCTTTCACTTTGAAAGGCTCCATGTGGTGGGAACGACACGACCGGTACCGCCGGCCTGGCTTGTCGCTCCCAGTTAGAAGCACCGCGTGCGGTGCTTCGAGGCTTCTAGGTTGGGGTTGGAAGAAACGTGTGCGCAGCGGTCTTACGAACGCCGTTGAAAGCGTTGCAAGATGGCGCCGCGCAAAATCAATCCGAACAAGAGCACAAGGGCAAGCCCCAGCGGATACTGGTAAACGTGCTTGTCGTGTGTCTGTGCTTTGCTGCCCGTGAGCTTCGAAGCCCACTGAACATTCAAGGGCTGACGCGGGTCAAGACGCACGTAGGTGCCGTCCGTTGCCTCCCTCAGTTTTTCAAGATTGCCTTCTTCGATGCCGGTTGTCACCGTGGCTTTCTTGTCGTCCTGGATGTAGCCGGTCATCTGACCGGTCTCCGGGTTGTAGACCGGAATCGGAACCGGTGTGTCCGAGCCCACGCCGACGATGACGACGCGAATGCCGCGTGCTTTGATTTCATCGAGCACCTTGCTGAGAGCAGCCTGGTCGCCCGTGAAACCGCCATCGCTGAAGAGCACGATCACCTTCTGGACGTTCGACTCTTTGGCGTTGTCGAAGATCTGCAACGCCATTGACAGACCCTCGGCATAGTCGGAACCACCGCCGGGAGCGTTGCCGACGTTCATCCAGTTGTCGATCACCCAGCGCAACGATGCGAAGTCGTCGGTCAGGTCTGCCTGGTCGAAGCCGTTGCCGCAGTAAGTGGCGATGCCCATCTGGTTGCCCACGATGGCGGGCATGATTTGCCCTGTCATCACCTGCTTCACGACCTCGAGGCGCGTGCCGTAAGGTCCGGGTACTTCCGCTGCCGGCACACCTTTCTTGGGCGGCATCACCGGACGGAAGTCTTCTGCGTTCATGCTCTTCGAGACGTCGGAGACGACAACGACGCGCAGGCTGCCCGACGGCACCGTATCTGGTGCACGAGGCATGATCGGTCCGGCGGCGGCGATGACGAGCATGGCCATGGCTACGACCCAGGCCAGCGCAACGCCCGCCTGGGTCCGCACCGAAGGCTTGGCGCTGTACTTGTCGACCAGCCGCTCTTCACCGTATGCCTTGCGAGCATTGCGGCGAGCCTGGTAGGCGAGGAGAAGCGCGCCGGCAGTCAGTGGTATCACACCGGCCAGCGCGAATAAGAGATACGGTCTGAGGAAGCTTAGCGTTTCCATCGGTAAGCCTCCTAAATGTTGTTCCGGTCACCCTTGCCAGGCATGTTGCCAGGTTCGGTGCCGGGAACTTGCTGGTTGCTCGGCTGACCCTTGCCTTTGCCCTTGCCCTTGCCTTCTTGCTGAGCCATGGCCGGGTTGTTCTTGAAGAGGAGCTCGAGGTCGTACTGGGTGTAGCGAGCCTCTGCTTCCATCTCCTGCGCCCGGGAGAGCA encodes the following:
- a CDS encoding MoxR family ATPase gives rise to the protein MEPFKVKDIKELQSKAIALRAELDTVVSGYDEEKTMIIVCLLADGHVLLEAVPGTAKTTLVNTLRAGIDGSKSARIQMTPDLKPTDITGVEVFNQKLQDFVKKVGAIVGSNILLADEINRTTPKTLSALLEAMQERQVTIGDTTYNLQQLFIMLATQNPVENEGVFPVPEATLDRFLMKLNMKYVSRENEIAMLRNVAVHGRKAQSKVKKVVSVEELLEMQVKVLELCSQATLPLVEYIVDLTRGTRPGDPENDEEVRSFDAVHGKDAKALREQIAFGASPRCEIATLHAAAAYAFLNGDDHIEPSHVKRVFPHIARHRIILTDAAIHDGVTTDKVVKKVLERVKVVDTSASK
- a CDS encoding VWA domain-containing protein — its product is METLSFLRPYLLFALAGVIPLTAGALLLAYQARRNARKAYGEERLVDKYSAKPSVRTQAGVALAWVVAMAMLVIAAAGPIMPRAPDTVPSGSLRVVVVSDVSKSMNAEDFRPVMPPKKGVPAAEVPGPYGTRLEVVKQVMTGQIMPAIVGNQMGIATYCGNGFDQADLTDDFASLRWVIDNWMNVGNAPGGGSDYAEGLSMALQIFDNAKESNVQKVIVLFSDGGFTGDQAALSKVLDEIKARGIRVVIVGVGSDTPVPIPVYNPETGQMTGYIQDDKKATVTTGIEEGNLEKLREATDGTYVRLDPRQPLNVQWASKLTGSKAQTHDKHVYQYPLGLALVLLFGLILRGAILQRFQRRS